A genomic stretch from Bacillus sp. E(2018) includes:
- a CDS encoding VWA domain-containing protein encodes MFKKVHIFFVLLVMTFMFAGCSDKEDASKENTVKTQNTIKEDQHKIPDAPRNFDEMIDQEQGVMMKKYMDPKLEGKTGMDYNQFYDDEFQPKSEKAFNKYFKQNKKLTTQEVYNYLVHQLASNQYKTYYEQLLAYEHGYRMPELPSSPDEIAEEKQPKAKNIVILLDASGSMKAKVNGGVKMDLAKETIKKFTSDLSDDTSVSLFAYGHIGTGKDNDKQKSCEGIEAVYPLQTFNTNSFDQSLNAFDASGWTPLAGAIEKANELLSKYPESKYDNMVYIVSDGVETCDGDPVEAAKKLTEQSIQAKLNIIGFDVDDKGQQQLMKVAEAGNGQYATVTDKASLEDQVLKKWRPTIGQLVWTQGVSGRDYIDARKRLNDSKIPLDEISDREESRIRNAVLYLKTNEYISSKTGEEVIERAEESNDIRKAEFQRVYDEKKEEADKAENEINDKVKAWKDKWEKEINK; translated from the coding sequence ATGTTTAAAAAAGTACATATATTTTTTGTTTTATTAGTAATGACATTCATGTTTGCAGGTTGTTCAGATAAAGAAGACGCTTCTAAAGAAAATACAGTAAAGACACAGAATACTATCAAAGAAGATCAACATAAGATACCAGACGCACCTAGGAACTTCGATGAGATGATAGATCAAGAACAAGGCGTCATGATGAAGAAATATATGGATCCGAAGCTAGAGGGTAAGACAGGAATGGACTATAATCAATTTTATGATGATGAATTCCAACCTAAATCAGAAAAAGCGTTTAATAAATATTTTAAACAAAATAAAAAGCTAACAACCCAAGAGGTCTATAACTATCTTGTACATCAACTTGCTTCCAATCAGTATAAGACTTATTATGAGCAGTTATTAGCTTATGAACACGGTTATAGAATGCCAGAATTACCTTCTAGTCCAGATGAGATAGCAGAAGAGAAACAACCCAAGGCAAAGAATATAGTAATTCTTTTAGATGCTAGTGGAAGCATGAAGGCGAAAGTGAACGGCGGGGTAAAGATGGACCTTGCGAAAGAAACTATCAAAAAATTCACAAGTGATCTGTCTGATGATACGAGCGTTTCACTATTTGCATATGGACATATCGGTACTGGAAAGGACAATGATAAGCAAAAATCATGTGAAGGAATTGAAGCTGTTTATCCTTTGCAAACATTTAATACAAACTCATTTGATCAATCGTTAAACGCTTTTGATGCGAGTGGATGGACACCTCTCGCTGGGGCGATTGAGAAAGCAAATGAACTTCTAAGTAAATACCCAGAAAGTAAGTATGACAATATGGTTTATATTGTTAGCGATGGAGTGGAGACGTGTGATGGTGATCCTGTTGAAGCAGCGAAAAAACTAACGGAACAAAGCATACAAGCGAAACTAAATATTATTGGTTTTGATGTGGATGATAAAGGCCAGCAGCAATTAATGAAAGTAGCTGAGGCTGGTAACGGTCAGTATGCAACTGTAACGGACAAAGCTTCGCTTGAAGATCAAGTGTTAAAAAAATGGCGTCCTACCATTGGACAGCTGGTCTGGACACAAGGAGTCAGTGGGCGGGATTACATCGATGCCCGAAAACGGCTGAATGATAGCAAGATTCCGTTAGATGAAATTTCAGATCGTGAAGAATCACGTATTCGCAATGCGGTATTATATCTAAAGACAAATGAATATATCTCTTCTAAAACAGGTGAGGAAGTCATTGAACGAGCAGAAGAGAGCAATGACATTCGAAAAGCAGAATTTCAAAGGGTCTACGACGAAAAAAAGGAAGAAGCCGATAAAGCAGAAAATGAGATCAATGATAAAGTAAAGGCTTGGAAGGACAAGTGGGAGAAAGAAATAAATAAATAG
- a CDS encoding alkaline phosphatase, with protein sequence MDERPMDEWIKKLTEDSLKKNKLDRRTFLSGAGKIAGISLGLTIAQSLGSYEVNAAPTFRNYPFTLGVASGDPLADSVVLWTRLAPDPLNGGGMPNQAVPVKWEIAEDERFKRVVQKGTELARPNLAHSVHVEVDDLKPNHIYYYRFKSGYEYSPVGRTKTLPRKGANVKSMTFAFASCQQYEHGFFTAYQHMSEEELDFVVHLGDYIYEYGPNDYVSPSGNVRTHSGPEIMTLEDYRNRHAQYRSDGNLKAAHAAFPWVVTWDDHEVENNYANMIPEKGQSVEAFVKRRAAGYQAYYEHMPLRRSSLPHGADMMLYRDFTYGNLAMFNVMDTRQYRDDQANGDGSKPPTPESQDPNRTLTGSEQERWLLQNLGNSKAHWNVLAQQVFFAQRNYGTADAPRLSMDAWDGYTASRERITNFIQSKNLNNVVVLTGDVHASWACDLKVDYNDSSSNVIGAEFVGTSITSGGNGADKRSDTDKILGLNSHIKFFNDYRGYVRCTVTPEEWRTDYRVVPFVTSPGAAISTRASFVYQKDQNGIQQIGAAAVAEGVKISREVEEDRNRAHGKAHEKQMKKSGVEVGQ encoded by the coding sequence ATGGATGAAAGACCGATGGATGAATGGATTAAGAAGCTTACGGAAGACAGCTTAAAAAAAAACAAATTGGATCGCAGAACATTTCTTTCGGGTGCCGGAAAAATTGCAGGAATCTCACTGGGGCTTACAATTGCACAGTCGCTAGGCAGTTACGAAGTGAACGCAGCACCAACATTTAGAAATTATCCGTTTACATTAGGGGTAGCTTCAGGTGATCCATTAGCAGACAGCGTTGTTTTATGGACAAGGTTAGCACCAGATCCGTTGAATGGGGGAGGTATGCCTAATCAAGCTGTACCTGTTAAATGGGAGATTGCAGAAGACGAAAGATTCAAGAGAGTCGTTCAAAAAGGAACAGAACTCGCGCGTCCCAATCTCGCGCACTCTGTACACGTTGAAGTAGATGATCTTAAGCCAAATCACATATACTATTACCGATTTAAAAGCGGATATGAGTATAGCCCTGTGGGAAGAACGAAGACCCTCCCTAGAAAAGGTGCGAATGTAAAAAGCATGACATTTGCTTTTGCATCTTGCCAACAGTATGAACATGGTTTCTTTACCGCCTATCAGCATATGTCCGAAGAAGAATTAGATTTTGTTGTTCACTTAGGTGACTACATATACGAGTACGGACCGAATGATTATGTATCACCGTCTGGCAATGTTCGAACACATAGCGGTCCTGAGATCATGACACTCGAAGACTATCGAAACAGACATGCTCAGTATCGTTCTGATGGCAATTTAAAAGCAGCTCATGCTGCATTTCCTTGGGTGGTAACGTGGGATGATCATGAAGTAGAGAACAACTATGCAAACATGATCCCTGAAAAAGGTCAATCTGTTGAAGCGTTTGTAAAGCGTCGTGCCGCGGGTTATCAAGCGTATTATGAACACATGCCACTTCGTCGTTCATCCTTACCGCACGGAGCGGATATGATGCTCTATCGAGATTTCACTTATGGAAACTTAGCAATGTTCAATGTAATGGATACAAGACAATATCGCGACGATCAAGCGAACGGAGACGGAAGTAAACCGCCTACTCCAGAATCTCAAGATCCGAATCGAACATTAACAGGAAGTGAACAGGAACGCTGGTTGCTTCAAAATCTAGGAAACTCTAAAGCGCATTGGAATGTTCTAGCTCAGCAAGTTTTCTTTGCACAAAGAAATTATGGTACAGCTGATGCACCTCGGCTGAGTATGGATGCATGGGACGGATATACGGCATCTCGTGAACGTATCACAAATTTTATACAATCAAAGAATTTAAATAATGTTGTTGTATTAACAGGTGATGTACACGCGAGCTGGGCGTGTGATCTAAAAGTGGATTACAATGATTCATCTTCCAATGTAATAGGAGCTGAATTTGTTGGAACATCGATCACATCCGGTGGAAATGGTGCTGATAAGCGTTCTGATACAGATAAGATATTAGGATTGAATTCTCATATTAAATTCTTTAACGATTACCGTGGATATGTGCGATGTACGGTTACACCTGAAGAATGGCGAACTGATTATCGAGTCGTTCCGTTTGTCACTTCACCAGGTGCTGCAATATCTACGCGTGCTTCCTTTGTCTATCAAAAAGATCAGAACGGTATCCAACAGATTGGAGCAGCAGCTGTTGCAGAAGGAGTTAAGATATCTCGTGAAGTAGAGGAAGATCGAAACCGAGCTCATGGTAAAGCACATGAAAAGCAGATGAAGAAATCTGGTGTGGAAGTGGGGCAATAA